In the genome of Misgurnus anguillicaudatus chromosome 11, ASM2758022v2, whole genome shotgun sequence, one region contains:
- the loxl3b gene encoding lysyl oxidase homolog 3B isoform X4, translating into MELSYWWRHILVFLLNSWIPSCFAQTTPPVRSTPTPTSQTQEGPETLKFRLSGFPRKHNEGRIEVFYKGEWGTICDDDFSLANAQVLCRQLGFVSATGWTHSAKYGKGTGKIWLDNVQCSGSERSISVCKSRGWGNSDCTHDEDAGVICKDERLPGYKDSNVIEVQVDENKVEEVRLRPVVTGAAKRMPITEGVVEVKYKDGWSQICDNGWTPKNSRVVCGMMGFPHERKVNKNFYKLYAERQKNSFLVHSVACLGTEVHLAACPLEFNKGNATESCPGGMPAVVSCIPGPLFAQNGMRKKLKNLSTVRLKGGVKQNEGRVEVLKGSEWGTVCDDRWNLLSASVVCRELGFGSAKEAMTGARMGQGLGPIHMNEVQCTGNERSLWNCRYKNITAEDCKHTEDAAVRCNVPYMGYEKTVRILGGRTRYEGRVEVLQTQTNGTLRWGLICGEGWGTKEAMVVCRQLGLGYANHGLQETWYWDGSNVTEMIRSGVKCTGDEMSLSQCQHHKTVTCQKAAARFAAGVICSETASDLVLNAPLVQQTAYIEDRPLHMLYCAAEEDCLSKSAAKANWPYGHRRLLRFSSQIHNVGRADFRPKAGRHSWVWHACHGHYHSMDVFTHYDLLSANGTKVAEGHKASFCLEDTDCEEGVSKRYACANFGEQGITVGCWDLYRHDIDCQWLDITDVKPGNYILQVVINPNYEVSESDFTNNAMKCNCKYDGHRIWVHNCHIGDAFSEEAERKFEKYPGQLNNQIS; encoded by the exons ATGGAGCTGTCTTATTGGTGGAGACACATTCTTGTCTTCTTACTTAATTCCTGGATTCCATCATGCTTTGCCCAAACCACACCTCCAGTGCGCTCGACCCCCACACCGACATCACAAACGCAAGAGGGACCAGAGACTCTGAAATTTCGCCTGTCTGGTTTTCCCAGGAAGCACAATGAGGGTCGAATCGAAGTCTTCTATAAAGGAGAATGGGGCACCATCTGTGACGATGACTTCTCATTAGCCAATGCCCAGGTCCTCTGTCGCCAGCTTGGCTTTGTGTCTGCCACAGGCTGGACACACAGTGCCAAATACGGCAAGGGCACAG gTAAGATTTGGCTTGATAATGTGCAATGCAGTGGCAGTGAGAGAAGTATATCAGTGTGTAAGTCTCGCGGGTGGGGTAACAGTGACTGTACTCACGATGAAGATGCTGGAGTGATCTGTAAAGATGAGAGACTGCCAGGATACAAAGACTCCAATGTTATAGAG GTGCAAGTGGATGAGAATAAAGTGGAGGAGGTTCGCTTGCGTCCTGTGGTCACCGGGGCAGCTAAGCGAATGCCCATCACAGAGGGAGTAGTAGAGGTCAAGTATAAGGACGGCTGGTCTCAGATCTGCGATAATGGCTGGACCCCAAAAAATTCACGTGTGGTTTGTGGCATGATGGGATTCCCCCATGAGAGGAAAGTCAACAAAAACTTCTACAA GTTGTACGCTGAGCGGCAGAAGAATAGTTTCCTGGTTCATTCAGTGGCATGTTTGGGTACAGAGGTTCATTTAGCTGCTTGTCCTCTGGAGTTTAACAAAGGCAATGCCACAGAGTCATGCCCTGGAGGTATGCCGGCTGTGGTCAGCTGTATACCTGGACCACTTTTTGCACAGAACGGCATGAGGAAGAAACTCAAAAATTTG TCTACTGTACGTCTGAAGGGTGGAGTAAAGCAGAATGAGGGCCGTGTTGAGGTGTTGAAGGGCAGTGAATGGGGGACGGTTTGTGATGATCGCTGGAACCTGCTGTCTGCTAGTGTGGTGTGCAGAGAGCTGGGCTTCGGCTCTGCCAAAGAAGCAATGACAGGTGCCCGCATGGGACAAG GTTTGGGGCCCATCCATATGAATGAGGTCCAGTGCACCGGGAATGAGCGCTCTTTGTGGAACTGCCGCTataaaaacatcactgctgAGGACTGCAAACACACTGAGGATGCAGCGGTCCGCTGTAATGTCCCATATATGGGCTATGAGAAAACG GTGCGCATCTTAGGGGGGCGAACCCGCTACGAGGGCCGGGTGGAGGTGTTACAAACTCAGACTAACGGGACGCTGCGCTGGGGCCTGATCTGTGGAGAAGGCTGGGGCACTAAGGAGGCCATGGTTGTGTGCAGACAGCTGGGCCTCGGGTACGCCAACCATGGCCTACAA GAAACGTGGTATTGGGACGGCAGTAATGTGACAGAGATGATCAGGAGTGGAGTGAAATGCACTGGAGATGAGATGTCTCTCAGTCAGTGCCAACACCACAAAACTGTCACCTGTCAGAAAGCGGCCGCTCGGTTTGCAGCAGGAGTCATCTGTTCAGAAA CTGCATCAGATCTAGTGCTGAATGCACCTTTAGTGCAGCAGACAGCGTATATAGAGGACAGACCGTTACACATGCTGTATTGTGCTGCAGAAGAGGACTGTCTATCCAAGAGCGCTGCTAAAGCTAACTGGCCTTACGGTCACCGTCGCCTGCTTCGCTTCTCTTCACAGATACACAACGTCGGCCGGGCTGACTTCAGACCCAAAGCTGGCCGTCATTCTTGGGTTTGGCACGCATGCCACGG GCACTATCACAGTATGGATGTATTTACACACTATGACCTGCTGTCTGCCAATGGCACTAAGGTAGCAGAAGGACACAAAGCCAGTTTCTGCCTGGAAGACACAGACTGTGAAGAag GTGTTTCTAAAAGATATGCGTGTGCTAACTTTGGTGAGCAAGGCATCACGGTGGGATGCTGGGATTTGTATCGTCATGACATTGACTGCCAGTGGCTCGACATTACTGATGTTAAACCAGGAAATTATATCCTTCAG GTTGTGATAAATCCAAACTATGAAGTTTCTGAAAGTGATTTTACAAACAATGCCATGAAATGTAACTGTAAATATGATGGCCACAGGATCTGGGTTCATAACTGCCATATTG GCGATGCTTTCAGTGAAGAGGCTGAGAGAAAGTTTGAGAAATACCCCGGACAGCTTAACAACCAGATCTCATAA